The Candidatus Caldatribacterium sp. DNA segment CTTGCCCCGATGTTCTCCCCCACGTCGATGTCGGCGATATCGATAGAGAGGATCTCAAAGGCCGTGCCTGCATCAAGACCCTTATCGAGGACGGTTTTGGAGATGGTGTCGGGGTTTTCAAGAACTTCCTTGTGGGATTGTGAAGAACCGATGGTGGTGACGATGCCCTCGCCCACCCGGGCGATGATGGTCGCCTCCGTAGCTCCGCCAATCAGGCGATCGATATTGGTCCGCACCGTTACCCTGGCTTTGACCTTGAGCTCAATGCCATCTTTGGCCACCGCTGCTACTGTTGGTGTTTCAATGACCTTGGGAAGGACGCTCATTTGCACTGCCTCAAGGACATTACGCCCGGCAAGGTCAATGGCACAGGTCTTCTGGAAAGAGAGGGGGATACCGGCCCGCTCGGCAGCGATGAGGGAAATGACCACCCGGTCGACATTGCCACCTGCAAGGTAGTGGGCCTCAAGAGACCCCACGCTCAGGTCCAAACCGGCCTTGGTAGCTTTGATGAGGGGAAGGATAATGCTTGCCGGAGGGACGCGACGCAGTCGCATCCCGATGAGGGTGATGATGCTCACCCGAACCCCTGCCGCCAGGGCCGAAATCCAAAGCCCAAGGGGTACCAGGGAAAAGAAGACAATCACCACCACAAGAATAATTACCGCAGGAATGAGGTATCCGCTTACGTTCATGGTTCGCCCTCCTTTTTCTTTCGCACGATGATGGTGTTACCCTGTACCGCATCCACCACCACCGTTACTCCTTTCTCTATGAATTCTCCCCGGCTGATCACGTCGTAGGGCCTGCCCTCGATCTCGGCAACGCCTGCCGGACGGAGGATGGTCTTTGTAACTCCCTCTTTCCCTAAGAGATGCTCGTGAGGAGAAAGTTCTTTCTCCCTGGCGGGGCTTCGTTCCCGAAGTCCTATCTTCCTCCAGATGGGATTCTGGGGGAGGAGGAAGAGGAAAGAAAGAAAAACTGCCCCCACGATGGCAAGGTAGAAGAAGGTTTCAGAAAGTGCCACGGCAAAGGAAATTCGTGTTGTCCTGAGGGTGAGATAGAAAGAGGTGGCCAGCGCTCCAACCCCGGTTACTCCCACCACCCCGAATCCCGGAATGACCAGGAGTTCCAGGACTAAAAGGATGACGCCGGCAAGGAAAAGGAGCATGGATTCCCATCCGGAGAGGCCTGCCAGGTACCGTCCACCGAAAAAGAGGAAAAACGAGGTAAGACCCACAATTCCGGGGGCTCCAAAACCGGGAGTCATGATTTCGAGAAAAATACCTC contains these protein-coding regions:
- the floA gene encoding flotillin-like protein FloA (flotillin-like protein involved in membrane lipid rafts), whose translation is MNVSGYLIPAVIILVVVIVFFSLVPLGLWISALAAGVRVSIITLIGMRLRRVPPASIILPLIKATKAGLDLSVGSLEAHYLAGGNVDRVVISLIAAERAGIPLSFQKTCAIDLAGRNVLEAVQMSVLPKVIETPTVAAVAKDGIELKVKARVTVRTNIDRLIGGATEATIIARVGEGIVTTIGSSQSHKEVLENPDTISKTVLDKGLDAGTAFEILSIDIADIDVGENIGARLQTDQAEADKRVAQAKAEERRALAIAREQEMKAYTQEMRAKVVEAEAEIPRALAYALREGKMGFLDYYSLQNLQADTRMREKLGREEEKGAE